In Triticum urartu cultivar G1812 chromosome 6, Tu2.1, whole genome shotgun sequence, the following proteins share a genomic window:
- the LOC125514605 gene encoding peroxidase 72-like: MSMTRGAMVAAVALVALLLFPATFAFPPAGQQQLDPHFYDHSCPQAQQIVASIVGKAHAQDPRMAASLLRLHFHDCFVKGCDASILLDSSASVVSEKRSNPNKDSARGFEVVDEIKAALEAACPRTVSCADVLALAARDSTVMTGGPGWMVPLGRRDSLGASIQGSNNDIPAPNNTLPTIITKFKLQGLDIVDLVALLGSHTIGDSRCTSFRQRLYNQTGKGLPDSTLDPAAAAVLRPRCPRSGGDQNLFFLDHVTPFKFDNQYYKNLLVHQGLLSSDEVLFTGSPATAELVKLYAASQDIFFQHFAQSMVNMGNISPITGRNGQIRSNCRRVNHN, translated from the exons ATGTCGATGACGAGGGGTGCAATGGTTGCCGCCGTCGCCTTGGTCgccctcctcctcttccccgcCACCTTCGCATTTCCTCCGGCTGGGCAGCAGCAGCTGGACCCGCACTTCTACGACCACTCGTGCCCTCAGGCGCAGCAGATCGTGGCGTCCATCGTCGGCAAGGCGCACGCCCAGGACCCCCGCATGgccgcctccctcctccgccTCCATTTTCACGACTGCTTCGTCAAG GGATGCGACGCGTCGATCCTGCTGGACAGCAGCGCGTCGGTGGTGAGCGAGAAGCGGTCCAACCCGAACAAGGACTCGGCGAGAGGGTTCGAGGTGGTGGACGAGATCAAGGCCGCGCTGGAGGCCGCCTGCCCTCGCACCGTCTCCTGCGCCGACGTCCTCGCCCTCGCCGCGCGCGACTCCACCGTCATG ACCGGCGGCCCAGGCTGGATGGTGCCTCTTGGTAGGAGAGACTCTTTGGGCGCCAGCATCCAGGGCTCCAACAATGACATCCCCGCTCCCAACAATACCCtccccaccatcatcaccaagtTCAAGCTCCAGGGCCTTGACATCGTCGACCTCGTCGCTCTCCTCG GTAGCCACACCATTGGCGACTCGCGGTGCACGAGCTTCCGTCAGCGGCTGTACAACCAGACGGGCAAAGGCCTCCCAGACTCCACCCTGgacccggcggcggcggcggtgctgcGCCCGCGGTGCCCGCGCTCCGGCGGCGACCAGAACCTCTTCTTTCTGGACCACGTGACGCCATTCAAGTTCGACAACCAGTACTACAAGAACCTGCTGGTGCACCAAGGCCTGCTCAGCTCCGACGAGGTGCTCTTCACCGGCAGCCCAGCCACCGCGGAACTCGTCAAGCTCTACGCCGCCAGCCAGGACATCTTCTTCCAGCACTTCGCGCAGTCCATGGTGAATATGGGCAACATCTCGCCAATCACTGGCCGCAACGGCCAGATCAGGAGCAACTGCAGGAGGGTTAACCACAACTGA